One Podarcis muralis chromosome 1, rPodMur119.hap1.1, whole genome shotgun sequence genomic window carries:
- the CRYBA2 gene encoding beta-crystallin A2, with protein sequence MTSQHMETLGQFKITVWEEENFQGKRCEFLMECPSIMERGFRKIRSIKVESGPWVGFEYPEYQGQQFILEKGDYPRWEAWSGNSGYRTEHLLSFRTIKCANHSDSKVTLYEAENFQGRKFELSDDYPSLQAMGWGNKEVASIKVNSGAWVAYQYPGYRGYQYVLERDRQNGEYKKYSEYSTQAHTNQIQSIRRVQH encoded by the exons ATGACCAGCCAGCACATGGAGACCCTGGGTCAATTCAAGATAACCGTCTGGGAGGAAGAAAACTTCCAGGGGAAGCGCTGTGAGTTTCTGATGGAGTGTCCCAGCATCATGGAACGTGGCTTCCGCAAGATCCGCTCCATCAAGGTGGAAAGTGGCCC CTGGGTGGGGTTTGAGTACCCTGAATACCAAGGACAGCAGTTCATCTTGGAGAAAGGAGACTACCCTCGGTGGGAGGCCTGGAGTGGGAACAGTGGCTACAGGACCGAGCACCTGCTCTCCTTCCGGACTATCAAGTGTGCT AACCACAGTGACAGCAAAGTTACCCTGTATGAGGCAGAGAACTTCCAAGGACGCAAGTTTGAGCTCAGCGATGACTATCCATCCCTGCAGGCCATGGGCTGGGGCAACAAGGAGGTGGCTTCTATCAAGGTCAATTCTGGAGC ATGGGTGGCATATCAATACCCAGGGTACCGGGGCTACCAATATGTCCTGGAGCGGGACAGACAGAATGGTGAATACAAAAAGTACAGCGAATACAGCACCCAGGCCCACACCAACCAGATCCAGTCCATCCGCCGTGTCCAGCACTGA